From the Pirellulales bacterium genome, the window AACCCGCAATCGCCAGTATGCCAATCAACAAGAATTGCCGCCAGCACATTGATTCACCTCTTCGGGCGCCCAGAAAACGGCACGGTTGGCCACGCCGCAAACCAGCCTGCCGCAAACTATCCTGCGGCGGCTTTTTCCAGCGCTGCAATGTTGAGCTTTTTCATGCCCATCATCACTTGCATGACGCGGCCGGCTTTGGCTCTGTCGGGGTCGGTCAGGAAGGCGATCAATTGGTTGGGCACAATTTGCCACGAGAGGCCGAATTTATCTTTCAGCCAGCCGCATTGCTGGGCGGCCGGATCGCCGCCGGCGCCGAGCTTTTCCCAGTAGTGATCGACTTCGGCCTGCGTTTCGCAATGCACGACGAACGAAATGGCTTCGGTGAATTTAAACTGCGGGCCGCCGTTGAGCGCCGTGAAGTGCTGCCCCTCCAGCTCGAAGCCGACGGTCAGCACGCTGCCGGGAGGCTTGCCGTGAAATTCTTTTCCCGCCTCGCTGTAATGCGCGGTCTTGGTGATTTTGGAGTTTTTGAAAATGCCGGTGTAAAATTTGGCCGCTTCTTCGGCCTGCGTATCGAACCACAAAAACGGCGTAATGCGCTGAACGTTGGGCATGCAATTCTCCCTAATTCGTTAAATTAGTAACCCAAAAGATAGTTCCAGAGCAGTGCTACTCCGCCGCCGATTCCGGCCAGAACCAGCAAGGCCCGCGCGGCACGGAAGGCTTTGCTGCCGAATTCCTTGCGCATCACTTGCAGCAGGGCTTGTTCGGCATCGTCGGATTCGGCGCTCACATCCTGTCCTTTCGGCCACAGATGAAAACCGCCGCGGTCGGTATACAGGCCGCCCAATTGCCGGATTTCCCACACACCCCACATGCCGTTGCCGTTGTTGATGCCGCGATAAACGACCGAGTGCCGGCCAATGTAGTGCTTGATCCACTCGCACTTGCCGGTAGCGACATCGTAACTTCCCTGCATGGTATACCCGCCGACGGCATCGCTTCCCCGTCCGCTTAATTGGCCGCCGCCGCAGGTCAAATCGAGATCGGTCGTATGCCGGCCGGGCCACCAGTATTGCAAGAAGAAGCCAGTCCACATGCCGGTAGGAAAACGAGCATCTTGCTCCAGAATGACGGCGGGAAGTTCGTTCATGGCATCACGCTCCTGTGCCGAGTTTCAGCCGACCGCAAGCAGATCGAAAATCAGTATATCGGATGTGAGCAACAAAGCGATATTGCGTCAAGAACCAGCAACCGAGCACGGCTGACGGGAGTCAGCCGAGCGCCAGGGCGGTAGTGCCGCTGCCTTCATCGTTGGTCAACTGCAGCTACGCGCTAGGCCGTCGCAGGCGCTGGATTACGGCCAAGCTTGTGAAGTCGCACTTGGACTGCGAACACACCACGCCTTCGGCGAGTTGCGATTTCCTCGAGGGAGAGCCCCGCGTCAAATTCTTCGAGAAG encodes:
- a CDS encoding VOC family protein, translating into MPNVQRITPFLWFDTQAEEAAKFYTGIFKNSKITKTAHYSEAGKEFHGKPPGSVLTVGFELEGQHFTALNGGPQFKFTEAISFVVHCETQAEVDHYWEKLGAGGDPAAQQCGWLKDKFGLSWQIVPNQLIAFLTDPDRAKAGRVMQVMMGMKKLNIAALEKAAAG